GGgttgattcaactcattatatgagttaatatcaagtggaattttccatcggacAATGCATTTTTTATATGTTATATAAGATACATAATAACATCATTATGATTATTTACCCAACTTACGTTTTCAGGGTTAGGTTTGTCAGGGAATCTTGATGCACAAACCAAAAAAATTATTGGATCAGGCTTTCCCTTGGTTACCTCAGGGTCAGATGAACCCATGGTGAGGTGATGGAAGTATTTCAGGAAGTCCATATGTTTTTGCATCTTCATGTTCACACTGTCTTGGCTTGAGCTGGTTGCCATTGCTATTGGAACACCTTTTTTATGTAGGTGTTCCACTAGTTTTTGAGCACCTATAATTTTGTCTTATATGATTGAAGGTGGTtgtacataaattatatgaACTACTTTTTCTTAAGAAAAAGACCACATTATTATAAGTGGCCAGTGTCTATAACAAGTACTGAGGTATTGttattagtttttgtttttattacatatttttttagtctCACATTTTAAGTAGGCAAATTCATAATTGTGTGCTTAGAAAGTACccatttttcattgtttttgatTCCCAActggctgcagctgaaaatctgTCTTGTGACTACAAGCTAGTAGCTAGACttagctacagctaggctatGAAATTTGCAGGGCATTAAttagaatattttaaattaaaaaatgatgCTTAATAATGTCAACAGAATGACGATAAACACAAGCTCAAATGAAGCTTGGACAATGATGTTCCTTAATTTTGACGGTtttccatactgtccagctaaaatttgtgataatatgctataaaatgtggagcaacttGGAGTGTATCCCATCTGAAGGATATATGagttaagaaaaagaaaagcatccagttggaaaaaggcagtttttgattgaaaataagtttttctaagatttcttctttccgatctttagggaataaactATGATTTTACAGTTAAACACTGCGCAAAGCACTATAGTGTaaacatataattaaaacaatatcgtAATGTTAATGTTTTCTCAAATAGTATGGGACACTGTCAAAATTTCAGAAcattcaacagtagcgacacctgcaTTTATCCTCATTATccaatagtaacataatatcaaTGGATTTGTgccaaataattattttctttttttccttcTTTCAGTGCTAGAAAATTTGTACTATTACCTCCATATTACCTGGCATAAGCTTGACAGTAGGGAATAACACTTCATATTCCTTTTGACATTCATTTAAAAACTCATTTCTGGTAAGGGGCAACTGTAAAACTTCAATTATTTTGTCTGCACATTCCTGACCTTGGAATCCTAATAAGCTTGCTTTTAATTCCCAAGTAAATGTTTTTCCATACTTAGCGCATACTGTAGTGAAAGCTTCTGTGTACAAATTCTCAGAATCtgaagaatattaaaaaataattagttatttaaacgaataaatgaattgtgCAACTATTTTAATATTAGTTTACCTAACAGTAAGCCATCTAAATCAAACAGGACATGTgtcacttttttaaattgcattttaaatattaaaacggtaattaaattaacaataataaGAACAATAAGAGAATTCTACACTACACAGTCATTGAATTGTAGTCGGTgaccacagaccaagtagagtcGGTGACAGATAGAGTTCAGAGtagtgttggtgttgccaaagTGTTGCCCATGATATTTGTGATGACTATCTATAGTTGAAAGAAGACCAGTAGTATCGATAGTACGTAGGGTCGATAGTTAGTAACTATCTATAGTCTCTGCAATAGTCagaatcaatactatcgatgaTCATCATTATCCTCCTGCTCTTATCCCACACTAACTGGGTTCCGCACGTATCCCTCTTCACACAATCTATCCAAACACTTGGGTCGTTCCTTATCCCTATTATCCATCCACCAATTCCAGCATCCATATTCATACTCATACCTTTCGCCATTTCTACATGCCCGCCCatatggaaagtccctcatttctCACTAACCGACGCTACTTTCAGCCTTCCTCTTATATAATTGATGGAATTGTTTTGTGAGTATTGATTTAAATGAGCTATGAAATACGatggaataaaataatatgattttCAGGGTCAtcatcgatagttcggcaacagtatgaactacctacctataaataccatgatttgactttgagtttgagttttgaCATTCATTCTGGGTGCAGGGAATTATCTTAGatgtatgtgtattatttttgttttaatgtaaAACACcgatttacaatttttttttattaattttcgtTTATCTGCATAAATTGAAACGCGCCGCTACCGGCTGCGTTGTAAAGCGGAAAATTCAAAcgtatttattgatattttttaacttttataaaGAGCGATACGAGAATTTTGCTgttgttgttatatttttttaattaagcctAGGGCATATTTTAGCTGTTGAAAAgatttttatcaatatttgtGATTAAGAACTTTGTGAAAGATTTTAattggttatttattatttcgcgTTTGTTTTTCGCGACCTCTTTACAACGTAACTATATTGTTTATAATTACGAGGAAAAGTAAATAtacgaattattttattttctacgtACGTAGGTACATATTCCATGTTTGTGAGTTTCTGTAAGACTGCGATAGTTGATGCCAgttctatataaaaaaataacggtctcgtgatttaatttaaataatttaaacaacaCTAGAATGTAGTCAATAAGAACAATTTTAGTTAATTGTCATTTTATCATCTTGAGGCATActgtacctaagtacctacttatttggtTAAGAATAAATATAC
This genomic interval from Pectinophora gossypiella chromosome Z, ilPecGoss1.1, whole genome shotgun sequence contains the following:
- the LOC126379955 gene encoding pseudouridine-5'-phosphatase-like; the protein is MQFKKVTHVLFDLDGLLLDSENLYTEAFTTVCAKYGKTFTWELKASLLGFQGQECADKIIEVLQLPLTRNEFLNECQKEYEVLFPTVKLMPGAQKLVEHLHKKGVPIAMATSSSQDSVNMKMQKHMDFLKYFHHLTMGSSDPEVTKGKPDPIIFLVCASRFPDKPNPENCLVFEDAVNGIKAANAAKMQVVVVPDPRIPADQLKDATLVLKSLEDFQPELFGLPPY